The proteins below come from a single Kitasatospora sp. NBC_00315 genomic window:
- a CDS encoding SMI1/KNR4 family protein: MTTGRPGTAAAPNAAYAGQVVQFPDPVRAERHPAGVRMDEYGHPDFSAYAAAAAEVADPPAGFGVDELRLTDFVSANAALFTQGHELWADLDTAVATPPGWTWHHAVGAAAPGWRRMELVPVEVKALLRHHGGLARSSADHGRRGTRPLQEHRPVHFSLAKDGGDPMSVAEDLVQLAEERLGYRLPGAYRNFLKVAGGRGPVGVALDTEYGLLLDQPFLTLSEEFGVQDLVYANKCLRDHLTKDYLGIAYVQGGILALKVRGEGTGSVWACLYDDARDEGGAESPEERVARLLLPCGEDFDAFLLRLAGCPPELETVAELMVDGGFARAVPVR, encoded by the coding sequence ATGACGACAGGTCGGCCCGGTACCGCCGCCGCACCCAATGCGGCGTACGCGGGGCAGGTGGTGCAGTTCCCGGACCCGGTGCGGGCCGAGCGGCATCCGGCCGGGGTACGGATGGACGAGTACGGCCACCCGGATTTCAGCGCCTACGCCGCAGCCGCGGCCGAGGTCGCCGACCCGCCGGCCGGCTTCGGGGTGGACGAGCTGCGCCTGACCGACTTCGTCTCCGCCAACGCCGCGCTCTTCACCCAGGGCCACGAGCTCTGGGCCGACCTGGACACGGCCGTGGCCACCCCGCCGGGCTGGACCTGGCACCACGCGGTGGGCGCGGCCGCCCCGGGCTGGCGCCGGATGGAGCTCGTCCCGGTCGAGGTCAAGGCGCTGCTACGGCATCACGGCGGCCTCGCCCGCTCCTCCGCGGACCACGGCCGGCGCGGCACCCGCCCGTTGCAGGAGCACCGGCCGGTGCACTTCTCGCTGGCCAAGGACGGCGGTGACCCGATGAGCGTCGCCGAGGACCTGGTCCAGCTGGCGGAGGAGCGCCTCGGCTACCGGCTGCCCGGCGCGTACCGCAACTTCCTCAAGGTGGCCGGCGGCCGCGGCCCGGTCGGTGTCGCGCTGGACACCGAGTACGGACTGCTGCTGGACCAGCCGTTCCTGACGCTAAGCGAGGAGTTCGGCGTCCAGGACCTGGTGTACGCCAACAAGTGCCTGCGCGACCACCTCACCAAGGACTACCTGGGCATCGCGTACGTCCAGGGCGGCATCCTGGCGCTCAAGGTGCGCGGCGAGGGCACCGGGTCGGTCTGGGCCTGCCTGTACGACGACGCGCGGGACGAGGGCGGGGCCGAGAGCCCCGAGGAGCGGGTGGCACGGCTGCTGCTGCCCTGCGGCGAGGACTTCGACGCGTTCCTGCTCCGGCTGGCCGGTTGCCCGCCGGAGCTGGAGACGGTCGCCGAGCTGATGGTGGACGGCGGGTTCGCCCGGGCCGTACCGGTGCGCTGA
- a CDS encoding YwqJ-related putative deaminase produces MTTEQQTAPADAPLLRHHRDSLLPAVAAALSLRGGEVLTLAGDKAEQGPGLHPLIGEFLDALPVEHRERFTGRCPEAVLLSQHLTAVDTARSKRAARKALSLHDARKSLKGARLTTVRIREENDPAHGTHAPPCRSCVPLLEHLNVQSVAVGPPAA; encoded by the coding sequence ATGACCACCGAACAACAGACCGCACCGGCCGACGCCCCCCTGCTGCGCCACCACCGCGACAGCCTGCTGCCCGCCGTCGCGGCCGCGCTCTCGCTGCGCGGCGGCGAGGTGCTCACGCTGGCGGGTGACAAGGCCGAGCAGGGCCCCGGGCTGCACCCGCTGATCGGCGAGTTCCTGGACGCCCTTCCCGTCGAGCACCGCGAACGGTTCACCGGCCGGTGCCCGGAGGCGGTCCTGCTCTCCCAGCACCTGACGGCCGTGGACACCGCGCGCTCCAAGCGCGCCGCCCGCAAGGCGCTGAGCCTGCACGACGCCCGCAAGTCCCTCAAGGGCGCCCGGCTGACCACCGTACGGATCCGCGAGGAGAACGATCCCGCGCACGGCACCCACGCCCCGCCCTGCCGCTCCTGCGTACCGCTGCTGGAGCACCTGAACGTGCAGAGCGTCGCCGTCGGCCCACCCGCCGCCTGA
- a CDS encoding SUKH-3 domain-containing protein — translation MAADLKTAGWHPGRWQILQAEQWADTLAGHDAPADDPGGVRHSVFPAAVEAWAEFGGLAFESAGAGRELARTPFLLDPLCGLHQPRTLADLGRALDTRLAPLGEEMYGRALLAIDEAGRVYSLDHTGEWYLGDSVDQAVTTLLLGTTPARLCIAAV, via the coding sequence GTGGCGGCCGATCTCAAGACGGCCGGCTGGCACCCGGGCCGCTGGCAGATCCTTCAGGCCGAGCAGTGGGCCGACACCCTGGCCGGCCACGACGCCCCCGCCGACGACCCGGGCGGCGTACGGCACTCGGTCTTCCCGGCGGCCGTGGAAGCCTGGGCGGAGTTCGGCGGCCTCGCCTTCGAGTCGGCCGGCGCCGGACGCGAGCTCGCCCGCACACCGTTCCTACTCGACCCGCTCTGCGGCCTGCACCAGCCCCGGACGCTGGCCGACCTCGGCCGCGCGCTGGACACCAGGCTCGCCCCGCTCGGCGAGGAGATGTACGGCCGGGCGCTGCTCGCCATCGACGAGGCCGGCCGGGTCTACAGCCTCGACCACACCGGCGAGTGGTATCTCGGCGACAGCGTCGACCAGGCCGTCACCACCCTGCTGCTCGGCACCACCCCCGCACGGCTGTGCATCGCAGCCGTGTGA
- a CDS encoding sensor histidine kinase, producing the protein MSKTPGEGGRKRPLWWWKRRRSAVLDIGLAALAGLECAIGAYDLMAGRLGLGAAWAVVAAVLGALAGAVLVVRRRWPAVPVLVALVFVPGLFGVILLVVSLYTLAATWEWPSRRRRVVALGVLAFAEALAMTLIAVLTPETARGDGPPEWGLVLLAVLVAVGLTVPPVVTGLYIGAKRRLVDSLKDRAHGLETELDLLAEQAHERARRARLEERTRIAREMHDVVAHRVSLMVVHAGAVERIVERDPQKAAQSAKLVAEVGRQALDELREILGVLRMSEDPGGRPDPADVLAGLPRLVAQSEAAGMAVTFTVSGSRRAFGAQAERTAFRVVQEGLTNAHKHAGGARVAVLLAYVPNGVRVAVVNDCPGGAGERAALPGGGNGLVGMRERVEALGGTFAAGAEPDGGFRVEAVLPSRLALPDGRLG; encoded by the coding sequence ATGAGCAAGACACCGGGGGAGGGCGGTCGGAAGCGGCCGCTGTGGTGGTGGAAGCGGCGGCGCAGCGCTGTGCTGGACATCGGTCTGGCGGCGCTGGCGGGCCTGGAGTGCGCGATCGGGGCGTACGACCTCATGGCCGGGCGGCTGGGGCTGGGCGCGGCCTGGGCGGTGGTCGCGGCGGTCCTCGGGGCGCTGGCGGGGGCCGTGCTGGTGGTGCGCCGGCGGTGGCCGGCGGTGCCGGTGCTGGTGGCGCTGGTCTTCGTGCCGGGGCTGTTCGGGGTGATCCTGCTGGTGGTGTCGCTGTACACGCTGGCGGCGACCTGGGAGTGGCCCTCGCGGCGTCGACGGGTGGTGGCGCTGGGCGTGCTGGCCTTCGCCGAGGCACTGGCGATGACGCTGATCGCGGTGCTGACGCCGGAGACCGCCCGGGGGGACGGGCCGCCGGAGTGGGGGCTGGTGCTGCTGGCGGTGCTGGTCGCGGTCGGGCTGACGGTGCCGCCGGTGGTGACCGGCCTCTACATCGGGGCCAAGCGCCGCCTGGTGGACTCGCTGAAGGACCGGGCGCACGGCCTGGAGACGGAGCTCGACCTGCTCGCCGAGCAGGCCCACGAGCGGGCCCGGCGGGCGCGGCTGGAGGAGCGCACCCGGATCGCCCGGGAGATGCACGACGTGGTGGCGCACCGGGTGTCGCTGATGGTGGTGCACGCGGGCGCGGTGGAGCGGATCGTCGAGCGGGATCCGCAGAAGGCGGCACAGAGCGCCAAGCTGGTGGCGGAGGTGGGCCGGCAGGCGCTGGACGAGCTGCGGGAGATCCTCGGGGTGCTGCGGATGTCGGAGGATCCGGGCGGTCGGCCGGATCCGGCGGACGTCCTGGCGGGTCTGCCCCGGCTGGTCGCACAGTCGGAGGCCGCCGGGATGGCGGTGACGTTCACGGTCAGCGGGTCGCGCCGGGCGTTCGGCGCGCAGGCGGAGCGGACGGCCTTCCGGGTGGTCCAGGAGGGCCTGACGAACGCGCACAAACACGCGGGCGGGGCCCGGGTGGCGGTGCTGCTGGCGTACGTGCCCAACGGCGTCCGGGTGGCGGTGGTCAACGACTGCCCGGGCGGCGCCGGGGAGCGGGCCGCGCTGCCCGGCGGCGGCAACGGCCTGGTGGGGATGCGGGAGCGGGTGGAGGCGCTGGGCGGCACCTTCGCGGCGGGTGCGGAGCCGGACGGCGGGTTCCGGGTGGAGGCGGTGCTGCCCTCCCGGCTGGCGCTGCCGGACGGGAGGCTGGGCTGA
- the ppc gene encoding phosphoenolpyruvate carboxylase, translating into MTAPVPTPADSPNTAADPIADNAALRADIRRLGDLLGETLVRQEGPQLLGLVEQVRLLSRTDGEATAELLSDIDLDTAGKLVRAFSTYFHLANVTEQVHRGREFATRRAREGSLLAQTADQLAEADPKHLEDTLAHLAVRPVFTAHPTEAARRSVLNKLRRVGELLERIHREHVASGLSTTDPARHSSAKRQADRRLAEVIDLLWQTDELRIARPEPTDEARNAVYYLDELYRDAVPEVLEELHEELARVGLTLPEGVRPLTFGTWIGGDRDGNPNVTPQVTWDVLNLQHEYGIKDALAAVDDLRNSLSTSERLAGASVELLASLNTDLHLLPELSPRYKRMNAEEPYRLKATCVRLKLENTRERLAGGTPHVEGRDYRGTRDLIADLKLIQDSLRGHRGQLIADGRLARAIRTIEAFGLQLATMDVREHAEAHHHALGQLFDRLGEEAWRYADMPREYRQKLLAKELRSRRPLAPTPAPLDAAGTKTLGVFNTIREGFERFGDEIVESYIISMCQGADDVFAATVLAREAGLIDLHAGIAKIGIVPLLETTDELQEADRILDEMLSDPSYRLLVSLRGDIQEVMLGYSDSSKFGGITTSQWEIHRAQRRLRDVAHRYGIRLRLFHGRGGTVGRGGGPSHEAILAQPWGTLEGEIKVTEQGEVISDKYLLPSLARENLELTISATLAASALHTAPRQAPEELARWDAAMDRVSEAAHDSYRALVEQEDLPKYFFAATPVDQLASLHLGSRPSRRPDSGAGLDGLRAIPWVFGWTQSRQIVPGWYGVGSGLAAAREAGLGDVLDEMHGQWHFFQNFLSNVAMTLAKTDLRIARHYVEQLVPAELHHVFDQIVAEHDLTLKEVLRLTGESELLEHNEVLKQTFDVRDAYLDPISYLQVALLRRQRELVAQGLPDDPLRARALLLTVNGIAAGLRNTG; encoded by the coding sequence GTGACCGCTCCGGTCCCCACCCCGGCGGACAGCCCCAACACCGCCGCAGACCCGATCGCAGACAACGCCGCACTGCGCGCGGACATCCGCCGACTGGGCGACCTGCTCGGCGAGACGCTGGTACGCCAGGAAGGCCCGCAGCTGCTGGGCCTGGTCGAGCAGGTCCGCCTGCTCAGCCGCACCGACGGCGAGGCGACCGCCGAGCTTCTCTCCGACATCGACCTGGACACCGCGGGCAAGCTCGTCCGCGCCTTCTCCACGTACTTCCACCTCGCCAACGTCACCGAGCAGGTGCACCGCGGCCGGGAGTTCGCCACCCGTCGCGCGCGCGAGGGCTCGCTGCTCGCCCAGACCGCCGACCAGCTCGCCGAGGCCGACCCCAAGCACCTCGAGGACACCCTCGCCCACCTGGCCGTGCGCCCGGTCTTCACCGCGCACCCCACCGAGGCCGCCCGCCGCAGCGTCCTCAACAAGCTGCGCCGGGTCGGCGAGCTCCTGGAGCGCATCCACCGCGAGCACGTCGCCTCCGGCCTGTCGACCACCGACCCCGCCCGGCACAGCTCGGCCAAGCGCCAGGCCGACCGCCGCCTCGCCGAGGTCATCGACCTGCTCTGGCAGACCGACGAACTGCGCATCGCCCGTCCCGAGCCCACCGACGAGGCCCGCAACGCCGTCTACTACCTGGACGAGCTCTACCGCGACGCCGTCCCCGAGGTCCTGGAGGAGCTGCACGAGGAGCTCGCCCGGGTCGGCCTGACCCTCCCCGAGGGCGTCCGGCCGCTGACCTTCGGCACCTGGATCGGCGGTGACCGCGACGGCAACCCCAACGTCACCCCGCAGGTCACCTGGGACGTCCTCAACCTCCAGCACGAGTACGGCATCAAGGACGCCCTCGCCGCGGTCGACGACCTGCGCAACTCGCTCTCCACCTCCGAGCGCCTCGCCGGTGCCTCGGTCGAGCTGCTCGCCTCGCTCAACACGGACCTGCACCTGCTCCCCGAGCTCAGCCCGCGCTACAAGCGGATGAACGCCGAGGAGCCCTACCGCCTCAAGGCCACCTGCGTCCGCCTCAAGCTGGAGAACACCCGCGAGCGCCTCGCCGGCGGCACCCCGCACGTCGAGGGACGCGACTACCGCGGCACCCGCGACCTGATCGCCGACCTCAAGCTCATCCAGGACTCCCTGCGCGGCCACCGCGGCCAGCTCATCGCCGACGGCCGGCTCGCCCGCGCGATCCGCACCATCGAGGCGTTCGGCCTCCAGCTCGCCACCATGGACGTCCGGGAGCACGCCGAGGCCCACCACCACGCCCTCGGCCAGCTGTTCGACCGCCTCGGCGAGGAGGCGTGGCGCTACGCCGACATGCCGCGCGAGTACCGCCAGAAGCTGCTCGCCAAGGAGCTGCGCTCGCGCCGCCCGCTCGCCCCCACCCCCGCGCCGCTGGACGCCGCCGGCACCAAGACCCTCGGCGTCTTCAACACCATCCGCGAGGGCTTCGAGCGCTTCGGCGACGAGATCGTCGAGAGCTACATCATCTCGATGTGCCAGGGCGCCGACGACGTCTTCGCCGCCACCGTGCTCGCCCGCGAGGCCGGCCTGATCGACCTGCACGCCGGGATCGCCAAGATCGGCATCGTCCCGCTGCTGGAGACCACCGACGAGCTCCAGGAGGCCGACCGCATCCTGGACGAGATGCTCTCCGACCCCTCCTACCGGCTGCTCGTCTCGCTGCGCGGCGACATCCAGGAGGTCATGCTCGGCTACTCCGACTCCTCCAAGTTCGGCGGCATCACCACCTCCCAGTGGGAGATCCACCGCGCCCAGCGCCGGCTGCGCGACGTCGCCCACCGCTACGGCATCCGGCTGCGTCTCTTCCACGGCCGCGGCGGCACCGTCGGCCGCGGCGGCGGCCCCTCGCACGAGGCCATCCTGGCCCAGCCCTGGGGCACCCTGGAGGGCGAGATCAAGGTCACCGAGCAGGGTGAGGTGATCTCCGACAAGTACCTGCTGCCCTCACTGGCCCGCGAGAACCTCGAACTCACCATCTCCGCCACGCTCGCCGCCTCCGCCCTGCACACCGCACCGCGCCAGGCACCCGAGGAGCTGGCCCGCTGGGACGCCGCGATGGACCGGGTCTCCGAGGCCGCGCACGACTCCTACCGCGCGCTCGTCGAGCAGGAGGACCTCCCGAAGTACTTCTTCGCGGCCACCCCCGTCGACCAGCTCGCCTCGCTCCACCTGGGCTCCCGTCCCTCCCGCCGCCCCGACTCCGGCGCGGGCCTGGACGGCCTGCGGGCCATCCCGTGGGTCTTCGGCTGGACCCAGTCCCGCCAGATCGTCCCCGGCTGGTACGGCGTCGGCTCCGGCCTGGCGGCCGCCCGCGAGGCCGGCCTCGGCGACGTCCTGGACGAGATGCACGGCCAGTGGCACTTCTTCCAGAACTTCCTGTCCAACGTCGCCATGACGCTGGCCAAGACCGACCTGCGGATCGCCCGCCACTACGTGGAGCAGCTCGTCCCCGCCGAACTGCACCACGTCTTCGACCAGATCGTCGCCGAGCACGACCTCACCCTCAAGGAGGTCCTGCGCCTCACCGGTGAGAGCGAACTCCTGGAGCACAACGAGGTCCTGAAGCAGACGTTCGACGTCCGCGACGCCTACCTCGACCCGATCTCCTACCTCCAGGTCGCCCTGCTGCGCCGCCAGCGCGAGCTGGTCGCCCAGGGCCTCCCGGACGACCCGCTGCGCGCCCGCGCGCTGCTGCTCACCGTGAACGGCATCGCGGCCGGTCTGCGCAACACCGGCTGA
- a CDS encoding response regulator transcription factor, with protein MSDREYEVFGHLGMGLSNQEIARRLVLSERTVKAHVGRVVKKLGFETRTAACLAAQLHLLRMCPFGQLSYSI; from the coding sequence ATGTCCGATCGTGAGTACGAGGTCTTCGGGCATCTGGGCATGGGGCTGTCGAACCAGGAGATCGCCCGCCGGCTGGTCCTCAGCGAACGGACGGTGAAGGCCCATGTCGGCCGCGTCGTCAAGAAGCTGGGGTTCGAGACCCGCACGGCCGCGTGCCTGGCCGCGCAGCTGCACCTCTTGCGGATGTGCCCGTTCGGACAGTTGAGCTACTCGATCTGA
- the pth gene encoding aminoacyl-tRNA hydrolase, with protein sequence MSDDEYTGPWLIAGLGNPGEGFARNRHNIGFMVADLLAQRMGARFKAHKSRAQTAEGRLAGRRVVLAKPMTFMNLSGGPMTGLRDFYKTPTSSIVAVHDELDLDYAVLRLKLGGGDNGHNGLKSMTKSLGQGYYRVRCGVGRPPGRMEVADFVLKDFSSAERKELDWFVDRAADAVEALLAEGLERAQSTYNS encoded by the coding sequence ATGAGCGACGACGAGTACACCGGGCCCTGGCTGATCGCCGGCCTGGGCAATCCGGGCGAGGGCTTCGCCCGCAACCGGCACAACATCGGGTTCATGGTGGCGGATCTGCTGGCGCAGCGGATGGGCGCGAGGTTCAAGGCGCACAAGAGCCGTGCGCAGACCGCCGAGGGGCGTCTCGCCGGGCGGCGGGTGGTGCTGGCGAAGCCGATGACCTTCATGAACCTCTCGGGCGGTCCGATGACGGGCCTGCGCGACTTCTACAAGACCCCGACGTCCTCGATCGTGGCCGTCCACGACGAACTGGACCTCGACTACGCGGTGCTGCGGCTGAAGCTCGGCGGCGGGGACAACGGGCACAACGGGCTGAAGTCGATGACGAAGTCGCTGGGTCAGGGGTACTACCGGGTGCGCTGCGGGGTGGGCCGGCCGCCGGGGCGGATGGAGGTCGCGGACTTCGTGCTGAAGGACTTCTCCTCGGCGGAGCGCAAGGAACTGGACTGGTTCGTGGACCGGGCGGCGGACGCGGTCGAGGCGCTGCTCGCGGAGGGCCTGGAGCGGGCCCAGTCGACGTACAACTCCTGA
- a CDS encoding 50S ribosomal protein L25/general stress protein Ctc, with protein sequence MSEIRLDAETRTEFGKGAARRARRAGFVPGVVYGHGLAPVHLNLPSHALMMALKTSNALLVVPIEGKDEFVLPKAVQREAIKRTIEHVDLLLVKRGEKVTVEIPVIAEGELAPGGNLLEHVLNSLPVEAEATHLPESVTVSVEGLEAGASVTAGDIILPKGTTLAVEADTVVLQVIGAQASQADADAEAAEAAAEA encoded by the coding sequence GTGTCCGAGATCCGCCTTGACGCCGAGACCCGTACCGAGTTCGGCAAGGGTGCCGCTCGTCGTGCCCGCCGCGCCGGCTTCGTCCCCGGTGTCGTCTACGGCCACGGCCTCGCGCCCGTGCACCTCAACCTGCCGAGCCACGCCCTGATGATGGCGCTGAAGACCTCCAATGCGCTGCTGGTCGTCCCGATCGAGGGCAAGGACGAGTTCGTCCTGCCGAAGGCCGTCCAGCGCGAGGCCATCAAGCGCACCATCGAGCACGTCGACCTGCTGCTCGTGAAGCGCGGCGAGAAGGTCACCGTCGAGATCCCGGTCATCGCCGAGGGCGAGCTGGCCCCCGGTGGCAACCTGCTCGAGCACGTCCTGAACTCCCTCCCGGTCGAGGCCGAGGCCACCCACCTGCCCGAGTCCGTGACCGTGTCGGTCGAGGGCCTGGAGGCCGGCGCCTCGGTCACCGCCGGTGACATCATCCTCCCGAAGGGCACCACGCTGGCCGTCGAGGCCGACACCGTCGTCCTCCAGGTCATCGGCGCCCAGGCCTCGCAGGCCGACGCCGACGCCGAGGCCGCCGAGGCCGCTGCCGAGGCCTGA
- a CDS encoding ribose-phosphate diphosphokinase: MSGITTSGEKKLKLFSGRAHPELAREVAASLGTDLVPTKALDFANGEIYVRFLDSARGADCFVMQSHTAPINQWIMEQLIMIDALKRASARSITAILPFYGYARQDKKHLGREPISARLVADLLAAAGADRIMAVDLHTAQIQGFFSGPVDHLFALPLLADYVGGKVDRSKLTIVSPDAGRVKVADQWSDRLGAPLAIIHKRRDMTQANTILSADVVGDVKDRVCVLVDDMIDTAGTICAAAEALFDNGAADVIVAATHGVLSGPAADRLKNSRVSEFVFTNTLPTPAELQLDKITTLSIAPSIAAAIREVFEDGSVTSLFEGVH, encoded by the coding sequence GTGAGCGGGATCACGACGTCGGGTGAGAAGAAGCTCAAGCTCTTCTCCGGCCGTGCCCACCCTGAACTGGCGAGGGAGGTGGCCGCGTCGCTGGGCACCGATCTCGTCCCGACCAAGGCGCTGGACTTCGCCAACGGTGAGATCTACGTCCGATTCCTGGATTCCGCGCGCGGTGCGGACTGCTTCGTGATGCAGAGCCACACGGCTCCGATCAATCAGTGGATCATGGAACAGTTGATCATGATCGATGCGCTGAAGCGGGCCTCGGCCCGGAGCATCACCGCCATCCTGCCGTTCTACGGGTACGCCCGTCAGGACAAGAAGCACCTCGGGCGGGAGCCGATCTCGGCCCGTCTGGTGGCGGACCTGCTGGCCGCGGCCGGCGCGGACCGGATCATGGCCGTGGACCTGCACACCGCGCAGATCCAGGGCTTCTTCTCCGGCCCCGTGGACCACCTGTTCGCGCTGCCGCTGCTGGCGGACTACGTGGGCGGCAAGGTGGACCGCTCCAAGCTGACCATCGTCTCGCCGGACGCGGGCCGGGTGAAGGTGGCGGACCAGTGGTCCGACCGTCTCGGTGCGCCGCTGGCTATCATCCACAAGCGTCGCGACATGACGCAGGCGAACACGATCCTGTCGGCGGACGTCGTGGGTGACGTCAAGGACCGCGTCTGCGTCCTGGTCGACGACATGATCGACACGGCGGGGACGATCTGCGCCGCGGCCGAGGCGCTGTTCGACAACGGCGCGGCGGACGTCATCGTGGCGGCGACGCACGGTGTGCTGTCGGGCCCGGCGGCGGACCGGCTGAAGAACTCGCGGGTGAGCGAGTTCGTGTTCACCAACACCCTGCCGACGCCGGCCGAGCTCCAGCTGGACAAGATCACCACGCTGTCGATCGCGCCGTCGATCGCGGCCGCGATCCGCGAGGTGTTCGAGGACGGTTCGGTGACGAGCCTCTTCGAGGGCGTGCACTGA
- the glmU gene encoding bifunctional UDP-N-acetylglucosamine diphosphorylase/glucosamine-1-phosphate N-acetyltransferase GlmU, translating into MSANSPAAVIVLAAGGGTRMKSNSLPKVLHEVCGRSLVGHAVAAAEELAPEQLVVVVGHLREKVEAHLSAHYPAVRAVVQAEQKGTGHAVRTALEALAASGVTLDGTVVVTTGDAPLLTGATLASLATAHEEQGNGVTVLSAVVPDAFGYGRILRDEADGAVAAIVEEKDASYAQRAILEINSGVYAFDAKLLADALSQVTTDNVQGEEYLTDTLAILRGAGHRVGAVAAADHRDILGINDRVQLAQARRLLNDRLVEQAMREGVTVVDPASTWLDVQVTYEPDAVVLPNTQLQGATHLGEGCEVGPNSTLRDTRVGAGAHVSNTTADRAEVGESASVGPYAYLRPGAKLARKSKVGTYVEIKNSELGEGAKVPHLSYIGDTTIGEGTNIGAASVTVNYDGVNKHRTVIGAHCRTGSDNMFIAPVTVGDGAYTAAGSVITNDVPAGALGVSRAQQRNIDGWVARKRPGTSSAQAAAAAAGVAGGASEG; encoded by the coding sequence GTGAGTGCCAATTCCCCTGCCGCTGTCATCGTGCTCGCCGCCGGCGGTGGCACGCGGATGAAGTCGAACAGCCTGCCGAAGGTTCTGCACGAGGTGTGCGGGCGGTCATTGGTCGGCCACGCGGTCGCCGCAGCCGAGGAGTTGGCCCCGGAGCAGCTGGTGGTCGTGGTGGGTCACCTGCGCGAGAAGGTGGAGGCGCACCTGTCGGCGCACTACCCGGCGGTGCGGGCGGTCGTGCAGGCCGAGCAGAAGGGCACCGGCCACGCGGTGCGCACCGCCCTGGAGGCGCTGGCGGCGTCCGGTGTGACGCTGGACGGCACGGTCGTGGTGACGACCGGGGACGCGCCGCTGCTGACCGGGGCGACGCTCGCCTCGCTGGCGACCGCGCACGAGGAGCAGGGCAACGGTGTGACCGTCCTGTCGGCCGTCGTGCCGGACGCCTTCGGGTACGGCCGGATCCTGCGCGACGAGGCGGACGGAGCGGTGGCCGCGATCGTCGAGGAGAAGGACGCGTCGTACGCCCAGCGGGCGATCCTGGAGATCAACTCCGGCGTGTACGCCTTCGACGCGAAGCTGCTGGCGGACGCGCTGTCGCAGGTGACCACGGACAACGTGCAGGGCGAGGAGTACCTCACGGACACCCTGGCCATCCTGCGGGGGGCGGGGCACCGGGTGGGCGCGGTGGCGGCGGCCGACCACCGGGACATCCTGGGCATCAACGACCGGGTGCAGCTGGCGCAGGCGCGGCGGCTGCTGAACGACCGGCTGGTCGAGCAGGCCATGCGCGAGGGCGTGACCGTGGTGGATCCGGCGTCGACCTGGCTGGACGTGCAGGTCACGTACGAGCCGGACGCGGTGGTGCTGCCGAACACGCAGCTGCAGGGTGCGACGCACCTGGGCGAGGGCTGCGAGGTCGGTCCCAACTCGACCCTGCGCGACACCCGGGTGGGCGCGGGCGCCCATGTGAGCAACACCACGGCGGACCGCGCCGAGGTCGGCGAGAGCGCCTCGGTGGGGCCGTACGCCTACCTCCGCCCGGGGGCGAAGCTGGCCCGGAAGTCGAAGGTCGGCACGTACGTGGAGATCAAGAACTCCGAGCTGGGCGAGGGCGCCAAGGTGCCGCACCTGTCGTACATCGGGGACACCACGATCGGCGAGGGCACCAACATCGGCGCGGCCTCGGTGACGGTGAACTACGACGGGGTGAACAAGCACCGCACGGTCATCGGGGCCCACTGCCGCACGGGGTCGGACAACATGTTCATCGCGCCGGTGACGGTGGGGGACGGCGCCTACACGGCGGCCGGTTCGGTGATCACGAACGACGTGCCGGCGGGTGCGCTGGGAGTGAGCCGGGCGCAGCAGCGCAACATCGACGGCTGGGTGGCGCGCAAGCGTCCGGGGACGTCCTCGGCCCAGGCGGCCGCCGCTGCGGCGGGGGTGGCGGGCGGGGCGTCGGAGGGCTGA